Proteins from a single region of Paraburkholderia sp. ZP32-5:
- a CDS encoding ABC transporter permease — MSPSAPVAARAPARRWLRPATVRWALVIGVLALLEIACRAGFIARITMVPPSTMLDAAWQVLADPALRASVLTTLEEVLIAAALSIVVGILLGLCLFALPWLKRLADPVLSAWYAVPVFIFYPVMIVLFGIGERPIIAISFVFALASMVLCTVTALERIPRALLKTARVMRLSPAHRFIHIWLPAALPHLVVGLRLVLAYSLIGTIAGEFILSSIGIGHDIAFSYDNFMTARMYGLIVIVIAASVVLNYLLSLLTGWLGGPGRVLKGVSSG; from the coding sequence ATGAGCCCCTCCGCTCCGGTCGCGGCACGCGCTCCGGCGCGCCGTTGGCTGCGGCCCGCCACTGTCAGATGGGCGCTCGTGATCGGCGTGCTCGCGCTGCTCGAAATCGCCTGCCGCGCCGGCTTCATCGCGCGTATCACGATGGTGCCGCCCAGCACGATGCTCGACGCCGCCTGGCAGGTGCTCGCCGATCCGGCCTTACGCGCGTCGGTACTGACGACGCTCGAAGAGGTGCTGATCGCCGCGGCGCTGTCGATCGTGGTCGGCATTCTGCTCGGCCTGTGCCTGTTCGCGCTGCCCTGGCTCAAGCGCCTCGCCGACCCGGTGCTGTCCGCGTGGTACGCGGTGCCGGTGTTCATCTTTTATCCGGTGATGATCGTGCTTTTCGGCATCGGCGAGCGGCCCATCATCGCGATCTCGTTCGTGTTCGCGCTCGCGTCGATGGTGCTATGCACCGTCACCGCGCTCGAACGCATTCCGCGCGCGCTGCTGAAGACCGCGCGCGTGATGCGGCTCAGTCCCGCGCATCGCTTCATCCATATCTGGCTGCCGGCCGCGCTGCCGCATCTGGTCGTGGGCTTGCGTCTGGTGCTCGCGTATTCGCTGATCGGCACGATTGCGGGCGAGTTCATTCTGTCGAGCATCGGCATCGGCCACGACATCGCGTTCAGCTACGACAACTTCATGACGGCGCGCATGTATGGGCTGATCGTCATCGTGATCGCGGCGTCGGTCGTGCTCAACTATCTGCTGTCGCTTCTGACCGGCTGGCTCGGCGGACCGGGGCGCGTGTTGAAGGGGGTGTCCAGTGGCTGA
- a CDS encoding ABC transporter permease, with the protein MAEAWQIKLSAGARRRPRWRPGGGTAAVLCVVLWQAAALALGHDALAGPVPATQRLLAILGGARYRPDLFATLGSFVLALAISWCGGLLLAAWLGTRHFAGEVAEPLLVSFYAIPKVTLYPIVLLICGLGTWSKVTFGVLHGIVPVVLIGMAAIRNLKPVYARTARALSLSPRATFVHVLLPAIAPQLLTGMRIGLSLTLLGTLIGEMFGGEHGIGYMLVRAINLADNDTIMALALLLMVFAIVANWLLGVAARRFAGD; encoded by the coding sequence GTGGCTGAAGCCTGGCAAATCAAACTGTCCGCCGGTGCGCGGCGCCGCCCGCGCTGGCGTCCGGGCGGCGGCACCGCGGCCGTGCTGTGCGTCGTGCTATGGCAGGCGGCGGCGCTCGCACTCGGACACGACGCGCTGGCGGGCCCGGTGCCCGCGACCCAACGGCTGCTCGCGATTCTGGGCGGCGCGCGTTATCGCCCCGACCTGTTCGCGACGCTCGGCTCGTTCGTGCTCGCGCTGGCGATCTCGTGGTGCGGCGGCCTGCTGCTCGCCGCATGGCTCGGCACGCGACACTTCGCCGGCGAAGTCGCCGAACCGCTGCTGGTGTCGTTCTATGCGATCCCGAAGGTCACGCTGTATCCGATCGTGCTGCTGATCTGCGGGCTCGGCACATGGTCGAAGGTGACCTTCGGCGTGCTGCATGGGATCGTGCCGGTCGTGCTGATCGGCATGGCGGCGATCCGCAACCTGAAGCCCGTGTATGCGCGCACCGCACGCGCGCTGTCGCTGTCGCCGCGCGCGACGTTCGTGCACGTACTGCTGCCGGCGATCGCTCCGCAATTGCTGACCGGCATGCGCATCGGCCTGTCGCTGACGCTGCTCGGCACGCTGATCGGCGAAATGTTCGGCGGCGAGCACGGCATCGGCTACATGCTGGTGCGCGCGATCAACCTCGCGGACAACGACACGATCATGGCGCTCGCGTTGCTGCTGATGGTCTTCGCGATCGTCGCGAACTGGCTGCTCGGCGTCGCGGCGCGGCGCTTCGCCGGCGACTGA
- a CDS encoding isocitrate lyase/PEP mutase family protein — translation MHPGIRLRALLARPEIVVLPGVYDALSARLAQSHGFEALVAGGNAATGVLLGEPDLGQLSMRDYVDHYARIAAATTLPLLVDADTGFGGVHNVQQMVRFFERAGVAGLFMEDQATPKRCGYLAGKAVIPVGEMIGKIHAALDARRDPALIICARTDALGIHGRDEAIERAQRYREAGADMTFVQGADRMEDLRAICEAVPGPQLANVSQAAQIGAQPVAEIERAGAAALMYSITTMLAAARAVDGVLGALRRDGHLGAVGSQLMPIQQYNEIVGLAAKEEAEARYAAHSS, via the coding sequence ATGCATCCTGGAATCCGTTTGCGCGCGCTGCTCGCGCGCCCCGAGATCGTCGTACTGCCCGGCGTGTACGACGCGCTGTCCGCGAGACTCGCGCAATCGCATGGCTTCGAAGCGCTGGTGGCGGGCGGCAATGCCGCAACCGGCGTGCTGCTCGGCGAGCCCGATCTGGGTCAGCTCAGCATGCGCGACTATGTCGATCACTATGCGCGCATCGCCGCGGCGACCACGCTGCCGCTGCTCGTCGATGCCGACACCGGCTTCGGCGGCGTGCACAACGTGCAGCAAATGGTGCGCTTCTTCGAACGCGCGGGCGTGGCAGGTCTTTTCATGGAAGATCAGGCGACCCCGAAGCGTTGCGGTTATCTCGCGGGCAAAGCGGTGATTCCGGTCGGCGAGATGATCGGCAAGATCCATGCGGCGCTCGACGCGCGCCGCGACCCGGCGCTCATCATTTGCGCGCGGACCGACGCGCTCGGCATTCATGGCCGCGATGAAGCGATCGAGCGCGCGCAGCGTTATCGCGAAGCGGGCGCCGACATGACCTTCGTGCAGGGTGCCGACCGGATGGAAGATCTGCGCGCGATTTGCGAGGCGGTGCCCGGCCCGCAGTTGGCGAACGTATCGCAGGCCGCGCAGATCGGCGCGCAGCCGGTGGCGGAAATCGAGCGCGCCGGCGCGGCCGCGCTGATGTATTCGATCACGACGATGCTGGCCGCCGCGCGTGCCGTCGACGGCGTATTGGGCGCATTGCGCCGCGATGGGCACCTTGGCGCGGTCGGATCGCAACTGATGCCGATCCAGCAATACAACGAGATCGTTGGCCTCGCCGCGAAGGAAGAGGCGGAAGCGCGCTACGCGGCGCATTCGTCTTGA